The Tripterygium wilfordii isolate XIE 37 chromosome 5, ASM1340144v1, whole genome shotgun sequence genome window below encodes:
- the LOC119998872 gene encoding serine/threonine-protein kinase STY13, with the protein MSCCEKNRGGGDSELEQPVLRRFVAEEPRLVTQNGSTRDPQLTIDESLLVDPKLLFIGTKIGEGAHGKVYEGRYGDRIVAIKVLNRGSTSEERAALESRFAREVNMMSRVKHENLVTFIGACKEPLMVIVTELLPGLSLRKYLFSIRPKQLDLHVALSFALDIARATDCLHANGIIHRDLKPDNLLLTANQKAVKLADFGLAREESVTEMMTAETGTYRWMAPELYSTVTLRQGEKKHYNNKVDVYSFGIVLWELLTNRMPFEGMSNLQAAYAAAFKQERPILPEDISPDLAFIIQSCWVEDPNMRPSFSQIIRMLNAFQFTLTPPLPSVPNTDSNEEGATSNGNTMALISARARGKFAFLRQLFSAKKAKNSQ; encoded by the exons ATGAGTTGCTGCGAAAAGAACAGAGGAGGAGGGGATTCGGAGCTCGAGCAGCCGGTTCTGCGGAGGTTTGTCGCGGAAGAACCAAGACTAGTTACGCAGAATGGGTCGACCAGGGACCCGCAGTTAACAATCGATGAGAGTCTTTTGGTTGACCCGAAGTTGTTGTTTATTGGGACCAAAATTGGTGAGGGAGCACATGGAAAGGTCTATGAAGGAAG GTACGGCGATCGAATTGTTGCAATTAAAGTTCTCAACCGTGGGAGCACTTCAGAGGAAAGAGCTGCTCTTGAAAGTCGTTTTGCTCGTGAAGTCAATATGATGTCCCGCGttaaacatgaaaatcttgtcACG TTTATAGGAGCTTGTAAGGAGCCATTAATGGTCATAGTTACAGAGCTGCTACCCGGATTGTCACTCCGGAAGTATTTGTTTAGTATTCGTCCAAAACAATTGGACCTTCATGTGGCTCTGAGTTTTGCCCTTGACATAGCTCGAGCAACGGATTGTTTACATGCCAATGGAATCATACACAGAGATCTTAAGCCAG ACAATTTGTTGCTCACAGCAAATCAGAAGGCCGTGAAGCTTGCGGATTTTGGTCTTGCAAGAGAAGAATCTGTGACTGAGATGATGACTGCTGAAACTGGGACTTACCGATGGATGGCTCCTGAG TTGTACAGTACTGTGACATTGCGTCAGGGAGAGAAGAAGCATTACAATAACAAGGTTGATGTTtatagctttggaattgtcttgTGGGAGCTGTTGACTAACCGCATGCCATTTGAAGGCATGTCCAATTTACAAGCTGCATATGCTGCTGCTTTCAAG CAAGAGAGGCCTATTCTTCCGGAGGATATATCCCCTGATCTGGCATTCATTATACAGTCATGTTGGGTCGAGGATCCTAACATGAGGCCTAGCTTCAGCCAGATCATCCGCATGCTCAACGCTTTTCAGTTTACACTGACACCACCATTGCCATCTGTGCCAAACACCGACTCTAACGAAGAAGGAGCGACTAGTAATGGTAATACTATGGCTTTGATATCTGCTCGTGCAAGAGGGAAATTTGCCTTTCTCAGACAGTTGTTCTCTGCTAAGAAAGCCAAGAACTCACAATGA
- the LOC119998455 gene encoding RING-H2 finger protein ATL74-like, with the protein MVNMNRRLLESDQLSMPPADANGTHDSYINETNFDTNMVIILAALLCALIGALGLNSIVRCALRCSHRFSTETPEQAAARLASTGLKKRDLKQIPVAVYGGAGVGITATECAICLGEFVDGEKVRVLPKCNHGFHVRCIDTWLVSHSSCPNCRHSLLEKQTTAAPSTVAEEVSSATTNGPRQQGNVTVVVEGTG; encoded by the coding sequence ATGGTGAATATGAATCGGCGACTACTCGAGTCGGATCAGCTAAGCATGCCGCCGGCGGATGCCAACGGAACACACGATTCGTACATAAACGAGACCAATTTCGATACAAACATGGTCATAATACTGGCCGCCTTATTGTGTGCCTTAATTGGTGCACTGGGTCTCAATTCAATCGTCCGTTGCGCGCTTCGTTGTAGCCACAGATTTTCCACAGAGACTCCTGAACAAGCCGCGGCGCGATTGGCCTCGACTGGACTGAAGAAGCGAGACTTGAAACAGATTCCGGTGGCGGTGTACGGCGGAGCGGGAGTTGGGATTACGGCTACGGAGTGTGCGATATGTTTAGGGGAGTTTGTGGATGGAGAGAAAGTGAGAGTACTGCCAAAATGTAATCACGGATTCCATGTGAGGTGCATTGACACGTGGCTCGTTTCACACTCTTCGTGCCCAAATTGTCGGCATTCGTTGCTTGAGAAGCAGACAACGGCGGCACCTTCGACGGTGGCGGAGGAAGTTTCTTCGGCAACGACCAATGGGCCCCGCCAGCAAGGTAATGTTACCGTCGTTGTTGAAGGGACAGGTTGA
- the LOC119999112 gene encoding non-specific lipid-transfer protein 1-like — protein sequence MVMAKTSVLEFVFLILMVTSAPMTEAAVSCNQVVNYLRPCISYVSNGGTLPSNCCNGVRGLYGAAQTTTDRQGVCKCLKSVLNGIRYSPRNLALAAGLPKQCNVNVPYKIDPSTNCDNVK from the exons ATGGTCATGGCAAAGACCAGCGTCCTTgagtttgttttcttgattcTCATGGTGACTAGTGCACCCATGACTGAAGCAGCAGTTTCATGCAATCAAGTGGTGAACTACCTCAGACCATGTATCAGTTATGTGTCGAATGGTGGAACACTGCCTAGTAACTGCTGCAACGGTGTTAGGGGCCTCTACGGCGCAGCTCAGACCACCACAGACCGTCAGGGAGTGTGCAAGTGCTTGAAATCAGTTCTCAATGGAATCCGATACAGTCCTAGAAACCTTGCTTTAGCAGCTGGCCTTCCTAAACAATGCAATGTCAATGTCCCCTACAAGATCGACCCCTCCACCAACTGCGACAA TGTGAAGTGA
- the LOC119998138 gene encoding protein DETOXIFICATION 53-like — protein sequence MQIGAEVMSLGKIACPIVLTTLLIYSRSIISMLFLSHLGRVELAGGSLAIAFSNISGQSLIKGLVLGMDPICGQAYGAKRWSVLSQTYTKTTCLLFLVSIPMIVLWLNIEPLFLFLGQDPDIVRVAKGYLAFSIPELLAQAVNNPLRTFLRTQGLSSALTVAAGCALVLHLPINYLFVIHVKLGVKGVALAMACNTINLNIGLLIYVLASKESIKPWHGVTIASIFQGWWPLLSLAVPSCLSVCLEWWWYEIIIFLCGLLKNPDACLAAMGILIQTEGIFYSFPYAMSCSISTRIGHALGANQPSRAKWSATIGLSMAIGFGLTISGFLVALKSVWGKLYTNEQQVLDLVTAALPIIGLCELGNSPQTAACGVLTGTARPKDGARINLCAFYLIGLPVSVLATFKFKLGFPGLWLGLLAAQFSCVCMMGYTLLHTDWRHQAKRADELTLAAGGGDDLESPLLTNP from the coding sequence ATGCAGATAGGAGCAGAAGTGATGTCCTTGGGAAAGATCGCATGCCCCATTGTGTTGACAACACTACTTATATACTCAAGGTCTATCATTTCTATGCTCTTCTTGAGTCACCTGGGCAGAGTAGAGTTAGCCGGGGGATCCCTAGCGATAGCGTTTAGCAACATCTCAGGCCAATCTCTCATCAAAGGCTTGGTTTTGGGGATGGATCCAATCTGTGGGCAAGCGTATGGAGCCAAGAGGTGGTCAGTTCTAAGTCAGACCTACACGAAAACAACATGTCTTCTCTTCCTTGTATCCATACCCATGATTGTCCTATGGCTAAATATTGAACCCCTCTTTCTATTCTTAGGTCAAGACCCAGATATCGTTAGAGTTGCCAAAGGTTACCTTGCTTTCTCGATCCCCGAATTGCTGGCTCAAGCTGTCAATAACCCATTGAGGACCTTTCTTAGAACGCAAGGCTTATCTTCAGCTCTTACAGTAGCTGCAGGATGTGCACTCGTCCTCCACCTTCCAATCAACTACCTTTTCGTCATCCATGTGAAATTGGGTGTAAAAGGTGTCGCGCTGGCTATGGCTTGTAATACAATAAATTTGAACATAGGCTTGCTAATTTATGTACTGGCGTCAAAAGAATCGATAAAACCCTGGCACGGGGTTACAATTGCCTCAATCTTCCAAGGGTGGTGGCCATTACTGTCTCTGGCAGTGCCTAGCTGCCTTTCAGTATGCTTGGAATGGTGGTGGtatgaaataataatatttctctGCGGATTACTCAAAAATCCAGATGCTTGCCTTGCAGCGATGGGCATTCTTATTCAAACAGAAGGCATCTTCTATTCCTTCCCATATGCAATGAGCTGCAGTATATCAACACGCATTGGCCATGCATTAGGCGCTAACCAGCCATCTCGAGCAAAATGGTCCGCCACAATTGGGCTTTCTATGGCAATTGGTTTTGGACTCACAATATCTGGCTTCTTGGTAGCCCTGAAATCAGTGTGGGGAAAATTGTAcaccaatgaacaacaagttcTTGATCTAGTAACAGCTGCACTTCCAATTATAGGTCTGTGTGAACTGGGCAACTCACCGCAAACAGCAGCCTGTGGGGTCTTAACAGGGACTGCACGCCCTAAAGATGGTGCCCGCATCAATTTGTGTGCCTTCTACCTCATTGGGCTGCCAGTATCCGTCCTTGCAACtttcaagttcaaacttggTTTCCCAGGGCTATGGCTTGGCCTTCTAGCAGCACAGTTTTCCTGTGTGTGCATGATGGGCTACACATTGCTTCATACAGATTGGAGGCACCAGGCTAAGAGGGCTGATGAGCTGACTTTGGCTGCAGGAGGTGGGGATGATTTGGAAAGCCCACTGTTAACAAATCCTTGA
- the LOC119998981 gene encoding non-specific lipid-transfer protein 1-like, with translation MAGIKIVSMLLVCMLVAAPMATDAAMNCGIVINLLRPCVDYLRGTKPLPPACCNGVRSLNSQASNTRDRQIACGCLKSAAGGVNANLAGGLPGKCGVNIPYKISPSTDCTKIR, from the coding sequence ATGGCTGGCATTAAGATCGTCTCCATGCTCCTTGTATGCATGCTGGTGGCTGCACCCATGGCTACAGATGCGGCCATGAATTGTGGTATAGTGATCAACCTTTTGAGACCATGTGTCGACTACCTTCGGGGCACCAAGCCTCTGCCACCGGCTTGCTGCAACGGCGTTCGGTCTCTAAACTCCCAGGCTAGTAATACACGAGATCGCCAAATTGCTTGCGGTTGCTTGAAGTCCGCCGCTGGTGGCGTCAATGCTAATCTTGCCGGAGGTCTCCCCGGTAAGTGTGGTGTCAATATTCCTTACAAGATCAGCCCCTCCACTGACTGCACCAAGATCCGGTGA